CAAAGGTTTAGTTCATGCACAGCCAGAATTGAGACCGTATGGATAAACCTTGCCGTCGAACCCGTGCAGATACAGCACCCACGGAGCGCCCTCACAGGACTTTTCCGATGCCTCAACAGTGTAAGGCAACGGCCAGCGCCGACCAACCGAATGGGGAGAGCCGTACTTGTCGATCAGCTCGCGGTATCGTTGGCTTCCTTGTGGCGCATCCAGCCGGTCATATCCGGTGTGCTCAAGATGCGGCGGAGGCTGCAACATCCAGTCCCACGATCCGTACTGGGCCCGGTAGATAAGTTCGGCGAGCCCGCCCGCCGCGAGTAGGACGACCACGAAGGCCAGTACCAAAATTCGTGTAGCTGCCTTCGGCATTTAGTCTCCAGGGTAGTTGAGCTGGATCATGTGGTATTTGAGGGGGAAGGACTCAGGACTTCCCAGTTGTAGGGACCAGGGAACCTGAAGGTTGTCGTGCGTGTGGTAGTCGACGACGTCCGCTAGAACGGTTTGACCGTTCGGCATCGTCACTTCCTTCTGTCCAACATAGATCGCAGAGTGGTTGATTTCGCCAGCGTGAGCACCTGAGCTCAGTTCATACTGCACGATATCGCCGGGTTTCAAGCCTGCGTGGGATAGTGCTAGCGGATCGATACCGGTTGTGGTCGCATCAATCTTTCCCGTCTGGACCTCGGTTCCGCTCGGGGTGCCCGGTTTCGGATCAGAGCGCAACAGATAGTCATGTAATTTTGGGGCACTGGTCCACGTCCACGACTCGTCATCGGGAAGGTCGTCGTGGTGGTTGTAATACCACCGCCCCGATTCGTCGTAATGCAGAAATGGAACGCCTCCGTCGCCCTCATCCTTGAAACCGCTGCACGCAAGCACTGGGATATGAAATTTGTACAGTCTTGACTCGGGAAACCCTCGTAGTCGGGGTTGTGGTTGAGCGCCCATTGGTTCGCGTATGCGACGGCAGCGGCGCGGGCGGGAGAGAGTTGGCCGGTCTCCGCAGCGACCATTGCCGAGAGAACCTCAGCAGGAACCAGGTCGGCGAAGGCATCTGAAATGCCTTTCACTGCATCGTTATCGGCGTTGACCGCGGTTGCCAGGCGAGCTTTCATGGCCTGGGTCTCACGATCGCAATCCACTTGCAACGCTGCCAACGCAGTGGCATATTTCGCCGCGTTTCCCTGGACGGATGCCAGCAGCGTACCTTTCGTCTCCTTGGTAATAGTGCAGGTGGCATCGTCAGCCACACTGTATCCCTTGGATTCGGCGGTTTGTTTGCCCGACTGCACCAATGACTTGGCAGTTGAAAGGTTCAGGCTCGCGATCTTGGCGGCGTCACGGCCTTTCTCCAACGCATCCACGATCTTTCGCGCTGAAGCGCTGTCCTGTGTAAAGCGATCTCTCATGGCGTCTCCGCCGATACCGCTGAAGATGTCAGCCGAGTCACCCACCGCACCATTTTGGGTGTCCAGCTTCGTTTCCAACTCGGTTGCCTGCCGGTCCCACTCCTTGGCTTGGGCCGCAAGCAAACCCGGGTTCCAGCTCAACACCTGCGGGACGGTCAACTGGCCGCTCATCGAGCCTTATCCGTCAGCGCGTCGAACGACTGCGCATTCTCCGAATCCTGGCCCTCGAACGTGACGATCCCGTTCGAGATCGTGCTGCCGGTCTGGCTGAAGACGGCACCCGCCGCCTGGATCGCAGTCCCCGCGGCTTTCGCAGCTGCGTGGGCAATTCCGCCTGTTTGTGTGCCAGCAAGCGCGCCGACCAGGCCCTCGACTGCTCCGCCAGACCCGAGTGTGTGCAGGTCCTGGCCGAGAGTGTGCAGACTATCAGCGAGCGTACGACAAGCCTTTTCGTCGATGTGCACGGTTTCGCCCGACCCGAAAACCACTGAGCTCCCCCATCGTTCGACCGGTGTCAGATCACAACAAACAACCTAGATGGTTACCATAGACGTCACATCGTAAGCGAACGATCTTGATGTGAGGAAGCCATGACCGGGATCGATCCCCTCACCCACACCATCGAGCGGCTGCAATCCTCTCTTACACAGACCTCAGCCGCGTCCACGGCTTACAAAGAGGTGACGGTCCAAGTCGGACCGGATGGTTCTCTGCGCTCGATCCAGCTCTCCGATATGGGGCATCGGCTGAGTCCTGATCAACTCACCGAAACCATCATCCGGCTACACGCCCTGGCGCTCGCGCAAGCTCGCACGGCCGTGAACGACGGCGTCGCACAATTGGAAAGCGATCCCCGCGTCATCGCACAAAGGGGTCAACTGATCGACGCCCTCAATCGTCCACCGGCAACGCCAGCGGCTCAGCCGCAACGACGGCCGTCCTTCCCCCGCGCCGAAATACCAAACGATATCGATGACGAGCCCTACGACGTGCGGCAAA
This sequence is a window from Nocardia yunnanensis. Protein-coding genes within it:
- a CDS encoding amidase domain-containing protein produces the protein MGAQPQPRLRGFPESRLYKFHIPVLACSGFKDEGDGGVPFLHYDESGRWYYNHHDDLPDDESWTWTSAPKLHDYLLRSDPKPGTPSGTEVQTGKIDATTTGIDPLALSHAGLKPGDIVQYELSSGAHAGEINHSAIYVGQKEVTMPNGQTVLADVVDYHTHDNLQVPWSLQLGSPESFPLKYHMIQLNYPGD